The Dermacentor silvarum isolate Dsil-2018 chromosome 3, BIME_Dsil_1.4, whole genome shotgun sequence region AGAAGACACAGTCAGCGCAGGATGAGCGATCCAGGATACGATGCAGCTGATGGGTGAAGGATACTAGTTGAGTTTCGCAGGAATATGAttttctaaagccatgctgtGCTGTAGTGAAGTATGAATTAGACTCTAGAAAGTTTGCCAGATTGCTGAATACTACAGTTGCACCCaatgttacgagtgttacatgtacatgtgttgcacgtgatgcgaCTGCGTAAACACAAGTTCACAAAGGTCTAACGAGCTTATATTGAAACGTTCCGGggcgagaagaggcagtgacttccgacgctactcgacccAGTGTCCAGTTCATTCGTAGAAACCTGCCGacccgccgccagaggcatcggctgcagtcacggacaccgtgcgcgttcggcgcgaacgcggcgaaacGCGGACGGCGGGGGAAGAAGCTCTGCGCGTTGCCCGTTATCCGATAAGGCAGGACGCACAgtaacaccttctcttatcgcctctcctcctcgcgcccagtgcggcctctcattggtcgcctcctcccccagcacgcCTCTCCACCTCTGCTGGTAAGGTAACCTGCCCTCCCcaggcgcggctctcatcctctcctggtcaagTGACCTGCGTGACACTGGACAGACGACGAAGTGtggactaagaacagctccgctgttaaaaatgcgcTAAAGTGTTCAGGGCATTATCAGGTGAATCATGTGTGAAGGTGCTTCTTGTGGATTCTTACGCCTACATTTCCTCACCTAATTACCAACTTGCAAAGGCACACCTTCCTGTATTGTTTATGTGGTACCAGCATTTGTATGTCTCTATACTTTGTTTCATATATCAGGTGCAGTGCTGCGGAAGCTACACAAGAGGTTCGGTCacgaaaatttatcactccgCGTGTTCCGTCAATGCTTCGCTGCACGCCAAGGGCATTTACTCGCGtgagcatgcacgtgaggctgctGTGAGAGGCTGCATATCAAAACCCGTAACGCAAAACTAAGAAAGCAATGTGATATAAAAGAACGCATTAGCAGCCGTATTGTATGTGCTTAAGGCCTAAAACATTTCATTCAATACTCAGCCTATATAAAGAACAGTTTCGCACAATTACAGTAAAAAACGTCGAACTATTTCTCACTGCGaatgcagccactgcaaaaagtctatctagcctccacagcgttgcaacTGATGTCTGAAACGGAATACGTCATAGTCAACGctggtgtatgtatgtatgtttctCCACAGAAACGCCATTTGCTTCTCGTAGCTACCGGTGCCACCCATTTCAAGTCTGCCAATGCGGGCCTTTCGCCCATCCGAGAAGCAGGCCTCAGTATGGGCTTCTGTTGAAGATAGGCTTAACAAAATCAATGTGGTTCCTTTCAAGCGGGTTTATTTTGCATTGCACCCATGAGACACCAACAAAATATTTATCCATCATTTCGTATATACCAAACTTTGAAACCTGCGTTCTGGTTGAAACAATTTCTAAAGCAAACTTTAATATATTCGCGCCTTTATGCAGGTAAGCGAAGGGGAAAACAGGACCGCAGTTCCTTGTCACCAGTGGGACTACGACATCGCCAACAAGGGAGACAGTATCGTGAGCCGTTTCAACCTGGTTTGCGACCGCGAGTTTCTCTACGACTTGTCTATGGTCGTGCCCGTGATCGCGTCGGCCCTCGTGGCTCCAGTGCTCGGGTTGGCATCAGACCAGGTGGGCAGGAAGCCGGTGATGCTAGCCTGCGCGTTCGGCCAAATCCTCGCCGCTATCGCAACAAGCTTCGCGCAGACGTACCCGTTCTTCGTCTTCACCCGGGCCCTGACATTTGTGGCGACCGACGTCACCTTCCTCACCACGTTTATATGATCCACGAGGTCACCGGGGATGCGCATCGCTCGATATCACGCTCATAGACACTGCCGTGCCGGGCGTCATCGTCCCGCCTCTAATGCACGTGCTGTCTCTCCTCGAACCGCGCTGGATGCTGGCTGAGGCGCTCATCATCGTTACCGGCGGACTGCTAGCAGCATGGTGCTGGCTGCAGGTAGAGTCGCCCGCGTGGCTCATCGCCACCTGGGACTTGCCTCGAGCCGAGGGCGCGGTACTGCTGGCGGCCAAGACAAACGGCGTTGATCTAACGAAGGCCCGGTCTACATTTATGCTGATCAAAGAGCAGTTGCGCCAGCTGGGCAAGGTTTACGCCATAGAGGCTCCGATAGAGGGCATCATGGAGACGATCAAAATGCGTCGACGCGCAGCCTCCGCGCTCCTGGCCAGGCTCACGTTAGACGCCATATTCATCGGCCTCATGATCAACGACGTGACCACAGGCGTTCCCTGGGAGGTGGCACATGTCGTTTTGTCGACGGCCTACTTCGTCTCGATCTGCAGCAGCATGCGGAGATACGGACTCCGGGAGACGCTGTCTGGTCTCATGGTCATCCTTAGTGCCTTCTCCATTTTCGAGGCCATAGCGATCTTCACCGGTCAGCAGATGGTGACCCATATTCTGCACGCGGGAATGAAGGTGGCAGTCTCCGGCGCCATGAGCGTCACGCTCTGCTACACGGCCGAGACCTTTCCGACGGCCGTGCGGAGCGCCGGCATCAGCCTTTCGCACTTCTCCGGCGGCGTCGGCAACGTCGTGGCCTTCGCCGTCATAGCCCTCGGCGAACCGCATGTGTTCTACGCGCTGTCGGCCTTCATGGTACTGCTCAGTATCGCGGCGATCCAATGGCTCCCCGAAGTCTTGATAGAGGGGCCGCAGCGACCAAGATCGCCTAGCCAGCTGAGCGAGCGCGAACGAAAAGCGGTGCTGCTGGCGTCGCTGGACTCCCGCAGGATGTCGAGCCGTACGCGCAGGGAGAGCACTCCAAAGGAGCAATCCAAGCTGACATATTGATTGTCCCTCGTCGCACTACGCTCTACtgcaatgacgacaatggcgcGCACGTTTCCCAGTGCTCGATAACATGTTTTGAACTTACCGGCTGCATGTGCATGCTCACTGTTCCCATTGTGATGAGTACGAGGAAGAAATGTTTTCCGTGTGATGAAAACCGTATTCATACCATGGAACCCTGTTGacaggcgcaaaaaaaaaaagatggcgaaCAACAATTGCTTTCATACCATGTTTTGTGCGCACTTATTGGTATTAAGAAACGATGGCTACGAGGATTCCGAACGGATATTACCCTCGTTTACTAACACGAAAAGAGCATATCTGCATGAGAGTGCCACATTGGGACTTTTATTTTTTCGTACCTGCCCAATTTTGGACGCTTAAATTTAGTTATCGAAATTTGGTGTGACGATGCCACCGAGCATATACACCAATTCTACGCGTACATAATACGCATTAATTTGTTCTCTCAATTCCGCTGCTGCCCTACGATTCCTTGTTTTTCGTCctcactttcgttttttttttttttttttttttgtagactgGTTCAGGCGTTGGATGACTGTGCAACGACTACGTAGTCT contains the following coding sequences:
- the LOC119444466 gene encoding solute carrier family 22 member 21, encoding MHVLSLLEPRWMLAEALIIVTGGLLAAWCWLQVESPAWLIATWDLPRAEGAVLLAAKTNGVDLTKARSTFMLIKEQLRQLGKVYAIEAPIEGIMETIKMRRRAASALLARLTLDAIFIGLMINDVTTGVPWEVAHVVLSTAYFVSICSSMRRYGLRETLSGLMVILSAFSIFEAIAIFTGQQMVTHILHAGMKVAVSGAMSVTLCYTAETFPTAVRSAGISLSHFSGGVGNVVAFAVIALGEPHVFYALSAFMVLLSIAAIQWLPEVLIEGPQRPRSPSQLSERERKAVLLASLDSRRMSSRTRRESTPKEQSKLTY